The Athene noctua chromosome 8, bAthNoc1.hap1.1, whole genome shotgun sequence region GCAAgcttaatataaaataatgtagattggaaaggacctctggaggtctcttgTAAACCCCTACTCAAAGCAGGTCCAGTTAGAACGTGTTGCTTAATGCCTTCTCCAGTCAAGCTCTTGAGTATTTCCAAGAATGGAGATTACATAGCCTTTCTGGGCTGCTATTACAGTGTCTGACCATCTTTGTGGTTAAAAATTTGACTTCTGTAGAGTAGGAATAAACCAAGaagattgtatttaaaaaaacccacaaaaagcaaacaaacaaacaaccccaaaaaaaccccaacaaaacttaatgaggaaaaaaaaccccagccttaTTGGCTGTATGCCAAAAGGCATTACATGCTGTCATTCATATCcatttccctgtttgtttttaaacttttcccCAACTATTAGACTCTATGTCTCCGTCAGAATTTGATTAAGCGCATTGAGAACCTGGAGCAATTGCAGACCTTGCGGGAACTGGATCTCTATGACAATCAAATTCGGAAGATCGAGAACTTGGAATCTCTGGTGGAACTTGAGTGAGTCCAGGGGAAAAAGCAGAATTAGGTTGAGGGTGGTTTGCCACTCACTGAGTTACTCATGTTGTACATCAGTATTTATCACCCAGGCCTTTCTCATGATTCATTCGCATGCTCTGTGGAGGATAATGTCCATTCTCCATTGATAGTTCACCTACCCAGTAAATTACTTTCATTATCCTGAAGCTCATCAGGGACAGCCAGCTGGAAATGAGATGTGTGCTGTAGAAGGCAGCAAGAATGACAGGTGCAGGTGCGGAAGTGTTCAGGCACCCCTCGCTCTTGGCAGCGAGAGCTCCATATAAGAGGGTTTTATTCCTGCAAAAAATGACAAGAGATTTCAGGTGAGATTAGGACTTTTTTTGCAGGGTGTTAGGAAAGGAGAAGTGCTCTTCCCAGTTTCTGGCACTTGTCTGTGATCACTCTGGAGATACATTACAAAACTATTCCCACTGGGGCGAGGAGGGCTGACCTACTTCCACAGCCATAACTGCTTCATGCTTATGGGAGGCCTTGGCATTTTCCTGTCAGAGGCAGAACTTGTAGGCACGTCCCTTTCCCAGGGAATATGCAGTACTGGAGATGGGCTTTCTCCCACGGTGACAGGTCTGTGGCTGGGTGAAATGGTGACTGTCTTCTGCATGTGacttgttgtttttttggttttttttcccctgacacaCTGTAACGTTTGTTGTCATTCCTGATAAAAAGAAATGACACTTCTGACTCTAGCTTCCAGGCCTAGCAAAGTGCTTGATCTCTGCAGATAGTGAGATTCCCCACCAATTTACAAGTGCATTTTCCAGAATCATCTGTGCCTGATGGACTGAAGacacctttgttttgttttacttcaggATCCTGGACATCTCCTTTAATGTTCTGCGACACATTGAAGGACTAGATCGGCTTACCCAACTAAAAAAACTCTTCCTTGTCAACAACAAGATCAGCAAAATTGAGAACTTGAGCAACTTGCAGATGCTACAGATGTTGGAGTTGGGATCCAATCGAATTCGGGTAGGCTTGTTCTACAAGATATCAGTGGGAGAGTTTTGAGCTCTCCAACTCTCTCTTCAGCTTGGAATTAGCCTTTTCTGAAAGTGTACTTCATTGTCTTTTACTTGCAGTTTTGTTGTTCTTATTGTTCCAGTCATTTAATGTGTAATTGCTTATTGCTGCGCATGCTGGATCTTTTAATTCTGTATGCATGTAGTAGCCTGGCTACTAAAttactgaatttattaatttctcttttgaaCTCATTCATCCCCTTTTCCAGATGATGGTTTCCTCCTGCTAGAGAGTCATACCTATCAAAACTAGCAATTACTGTTTTCTCTTACCTTCCTAGAGGCTGGCACTGTGTTGATAAAACCTGTTGAGTGCAAATTTAACTCTGGTTTGATTTGTGTGTGTACTTGATAACCTGCTCGGTCTCACTCAGGAAAAAGATTTTCTTGAGGCTTTGCTCGAAATGCCTCAAAAACCTGGTACtgttgattacttttttttattgTGCAGTTTGTGACTTTTTCAATTTAGGTGATTTAAAATCTGTGCCAGTGAAAGGGAAGCAGTTCTGAATAGTCACTCCTGTCCTTAAGGTATGCTTTGCTGCATTTTATGCAGTTTGCAAGAGAACTGGTGAAACAGATGACACAAAAGACTTGCAACGTGCCGAGTAAACTATTAATTTTTTAGAAGCTTTTTCAATTATATGTGCTTTAGAAAATACTTGTAACAGATGAGTGCATTTCAATCTGAAAACTAAGTTGGCACTCCCCGTTTACAATCTCTGAAAAATTACTTGTTATGCTGAAAGAGCAAATTAGGAAAAAACCTGTTTGTCCTCTGTATTTGAAGCCTTGTGGAAGCATGCTTCTCTTTCTAGAAAAGAAGGAAACTTCAGCTATTATGAACAGCCTTTTAAGGCAGAAATGTGTGCTGCTTTTATGAACtggaaaaattttattttgctcctAAAGCTAAACTAGACCGAATTCTTTTTGATCCAGAGAAATTTCTACTTTGGAAATTAGATTGCTTAGTGGAATAAATCTAGAGTGTGAGAACATCAGCCAGATCAGATGAGTGATTAGGAACCTTGGAGTTGCTAAATACACTGATCCTTACATTTCAAAAGCTGGGTTAAGCAAAACTGTACTGTATTCCATATCTAAGCATCATtaccttctggaaaaaaaaaaattccagctaGATTTCTGAATTGATACTTAAGATTGCCACCAATGTTGTCGAGCCTTTATGTCTTTATATCTATCTATGTATCTTTATATGTATCTACCTATATCTTTTAAACAATTAGGTCAGATTTATTTTATGTGTGTTTGCTCAGTGTTGAGCCTGAGCATATTAACAACAAAACCCCCTGAAGTTATCACTGTATAGGTAACACAAGCTTCTTAAATGactttatttttagcttttttttctgtttatctgttAATTCTGTTCTGGCTTCTTCAAACAGCACTGCTCTATACTTCTGATTGCTTTACTGGAGTAAGTAACTTGTGCCTAGGCTAGGCATGAAGAAATACATCTCATGTCATTTGGGGGCACCTAGAACCCTTCTGATAGTTTTCTGTTGGTGGGGTGGCCTAGCTCTGTGCTTTACAGGTGGGCATGTCTGTAACCCTTCAGGGTGAAGGCCTATGGACTGTCTGTCCAGGCAGCATTCTTGACTCTGAGGTGCCTCATACACTCATCCCCTGGGCATTAAATTGTCCACAGTAATGCTGTCTTAGTCCCTTTGCTGCACACTGAACCTTCAGAGTGCACTTACTCTGGAGTCCGTCATGACTTACTAAGTACTTGTAGTTCTGATCCTTTTGTATGAATGGTGAGGAAGCAGAACTTTATGCTTGAGCTGAtacatttcatgcttttttccaAAGTTGGACTGAGGCAAGCACTTCTTTATTTGTTcgttaggtttttttcccccctcatgtCCATCTGTTCCATGCTCTCACTTAAGTATCGCGCTTTTATAGATTTaagtagcttttttttcccctgtttcttctCAGTATCCTCAGAGTCCAAAGTATTTCCTCCTCAGGGCTGGGGAAGCTACCAGTGAGCAACAAATCTATCATTTTCTTGCAAGGTCAAAATAGGGGTAAGTCCACAGGCTAGAAGGAGGGTGAATCCAAATCTGAGCTGATAAACACCTTATGTTGAATCTGTTGGCAATTGGGGGATAGAGGTTGAAAAGCTTCTTTCCTTTCCAGAGTGTATCTGTAaattaattgtgtgtgtgtgtgttcatcttCCTTCCTTTGTTTATACACATGCAGGTGAAcatgggcacacacacacacacacacattggtGCTAGGACTCAGGGTCCTGTCTCACCAGCACTGCTGGTCTCTGAAACTCTGCCAGGCAAGAAGGATGTGGAAGAGCTGACGTGACACAGGGTACTCGAGCACAGATGCACGGCTCTGTGTGTACCTATATTCATGTTACTGTTCTTCTGTGATCCgaagtctatttttaaaattttttctcttgTAACAGCACCTTTTTTTGAATTAAGAGGCTTTCCCCTCCAAGAAaacattgtgttttcttttcttctgtttacagGAGTCTTTTTCCCACCCTTTTTCCCTTTTCGTGCCCTCTCTTCTGTTCATGTGTTCTGATGCCTCACAGAGATCCTTATTTTTTCTCACTGAAGGCTGAGCTCAGGACTTAAGCTAGTGTAGTGTGTATGTTCTGCCAGTAGCAtgtatatttaaaacatgtaCATCACTTAAATTGGTATGTGTATGTTCTGCCAGCAGTGTGAATATATAGCCAGTAGTTAAATACCTTAACACACACACCCATGAGACATTTAACCTTGCTTAGGACAGAGAAACTGTTGTGCAGAGAAGCTAAACAGCTTGCCTCTGGTTTATGCAGTCACTGATGGTCAGGACTAaatttgcaaattttattttctcctcccagaTTCTCTTTTCATTCACTAGTGACAGATTTTCCATGCATCATGAATATCTCCCGCCCTGGATACACCTCATGGCCCAGGGAATGTCACTTCCAGTGCTCCGTGAGCctttttattctctgttcttcCTGCCTGGACAGTGGAGGCAACAGCTAGGACAAAGCAATGGGACCCTTGTGGAAAATCATCAAACAGTAGTGCCACAAGCCAGCTGTCCCACGGGCTGAGATGACTCACTGCACAAAGCCCTGCTCTTGGGTCGCCAGGGAGGCCCTACCTTGAGCACACGTTGTGTGTGGAATTGACAGACTTGTGTTTCTCAGGAGCGCAGCTCCACGTGTCAAGGCAGGAAAATGCCACCCGCATCTACAGGTTGGAGTTTTGCATCACAGCAATAACACCGTCTCCTTTGGTCATCTTGCAGGCAATTGAAAATATTGACACCTTGGCTAATCTTGACAGTCTGTTCCTTGGAAAGAATAAAATCACAAAGCTGCAGAATTTGGATGCACTGACAAACTTGACTGTGCTCAGTATACAGGTATTGATTCTACTTTGTACTCTTACGTTCTGAACAGCCTCGGTTACACAAACCACCTTGTAATTTATAAGGTGTTCTGAATCAGCAGGTCCTCAGTGTTTGAGTTGTACTCCTGTACTGGAAGAAAGTGTGATattctctgtgctttcttttctcaTACTTCCATACTAAGTGAGATTGACAGACACTGATAAAATGATAAAACAAATGTTTGATTTTTATGGAAGAGagaacaggaaattaattttatcccccattttcttcctgaaatactCTTTCCTAATATATTACAATAACATCAAATGAGTTATGCCAGGGAAGTCATTATAATGGCAGTGGCTCAGTGTTGCTGCCTTCTTcctgcagaaggaagaaatgcGAGCAAGCCTGTGCTAAATGAAACCTGTCCTTAATGCCCTTATGGAaggtttcttcctttttaaaaggtggCGTAAAAGATACTCAGCTAATTTCTTTCATTGAGTCTCCTCATCCCTAAGACAGTACTATTGCATTGTAATATCTTACAGCTGTTGGTAAGAAAGGCATACTCACTACATGTTGTAGTACCCATATGCATCATTATTCTGTAGTTCTACAGGCTGTGCAGAGTTATGTACAGCAGAGTGTACTGGGATTGAAGTGTTGTAACTTCCCTTTTGACCATTCTGTTGAAAAGACCTTCAAAATGAATGCTATTAATACTTAGGCCTGTTGCTTCTAAAGACACCAAGTGGAAAACTTTCAGGCTACAACTTTGGTTGGGAAGCTCGGTCTGATGATTCTAAACTTAGAGACCGGCTACCACGGAGCTTCCTTGTGCCTCAGTGGTACACAGATCAGACTTGCTGAGCTCATGAGATCAGTGTGGACCCACACAGACTGTTTCCCTTTCCCATCCATACTTCAGAGAAATGCTTGTTTAGAGTGGGCTTAAACTGCTCTTTCCCTTTCAGAATAACCGTCTGACCAAGATTGAGGGGCTGCAGAGCTTGGTGAATTTGCGTGAGTTGTACCTCAGCCACAATGGCATCGAAGTCATCGAGGGACTGGAGAACAATGTGAGCGGGCTCTTGCTAACTGTGTGACAGAACTGTTGCACTAAGGTGCTCCTCTTAGTGGTTGTGCTTTTCTGGAAGTTTTTTGTTCCTCAGCTTCTCCAGTTACATGCCAGGGGCCTGAGTATCTTGAAAAGACCACAAAGATTCAAGCACTTGTTATATTAAAATATCTTGCATGGGTGAAGCTCCTCCAGGTCTTCTGGAGTAGAACTCTTTTTTTCAAGACCTGGGAAGGGGAAGCACAAGCTGATACACAAATACAGCAGCCTGCCTGGTCTTCAGCAGTGGAAAGCCTGATGGCCACAGCTGGCTGTCTCTGCTCCAGCCTTTCGGACAGTAGTTTGTAGATAATCAAGAGTTCTTTTCAGTAGGACAACAACTGGAGCTGGGAGTGAGAGAGACAAGCTGTGGCATGTGGCTTGCCTTCGTGTCAGTGtacatttctgcatttctggGGAGGATTGATTTCACAGAAGCCTGCAGCATTTTTGTTCTCACCCAACAGTAGATGGCATTATCAGAGAGCAGAGACAATCTGGAACTTAACTGGCTGTCTGCAAGgcagaaaaaacccttttttctAAAACTGTTGGGTTTTCTGCTGCAGAAAGTTTGTTTGCTGCTTGAGGGGGGCACTTCTGATCTGATTTTTAATGGATTCCTCCTCTTAATGTACTATGAGGAAATCTCACTTTTTAGGAGCCCTTGGCTGGTAGTTGCCATCTGGGcagtaattgcttttatttttgtcacaTGGCTTCTGGGAGGTGAGTAACCCAGCTTAAGTAAAAACAGTTTTCCTTACTATATTTAGGCAGTGCTTGTAAGCAGCTGGCAATAATGTGTCTTTGCTTCTGACAGTTTCCAAACTGAAAAAAGTGGGACCGAGAAGATGAAAGGAAACCTGGTCTAATGCTTTTGTGTTTGCTTGTCTAGAACAAACTCACAATGCTGGACATTGCATCCAACAGAATCAAGAAGATTGAAAATATCAGTCACCTAACAGAGCTGCAGGAATTCTGGGTAAGAGCAGGCTGGAGCTGTTCCCCAAAATGTCTGTACAGCGGCGAGGGAATCCCTGCTGATGGGAGCAGTGGGAGGGTGGTGAACATGTGTGTCTTGGAGTAACCTCTTCTTGTTCTGGTGACCAACTTTAAGATCTTGACAGTCTGCATGGATAGAGTATGATGATTTCCCTCTAAGGAAACAGATGAGCATAAAATATTCTTTGCAGGGCTTTGCTTAGTGGTAACAAGCCTGTCTCTAGCGAGGAAATAGGCCCTGCCTTCATGCTTGTGATGGTTATGAAACAGCCCTACTGTGCTCTATTTTTGCAGATCTCTGCTTTCTTTAAGTGAGCATGACAGTGTAATGGGGGAAGCTGATACTGTCTCACCACTGCACCAGAGCACAGTACCTGTTTAGAGCAGAGTCAATATGTTCATGTCCTTacaaatatgaagaaaacaaaaaccatcaTGTGGTTTACTTCCATTCCTGTGAGGTAAATAACAACTGTTTAGGgtcacttctgtttctttctggcACCCTAAATAGCAAAGCCCTTTGTCATTCGTAAGTCTGATCAGGAAATATGCAGAGACACCCCCTCCTGAAACATCAGTACCCTGCTGTATTTGGGAGCTGTGTACAAATCTGCTCAGATTTGGGGGAAAAAGCAGCACATGTCTGTGAGTTGGCATGTGCTTTAGCTCTTGTAGAATTTCTGCATGTCAAGGCTGAGAAGAAGAGTTGTGCTGCTTAATGTCTGTCATTTTAAGTTCAGTTATTTAAACTCTTGGGCAGAGGCTGAGATAAAAGGAGTGAAAAGCAGCTGCAAATGAAACCAATCTAGAGCTTGGAGTTCAGGCTACTTGGACTGTTTTCCTCATCTTGCAGTGTGGCTTAGCAGGTGGCAACTGGTGTTACCTGGCCGTGCTGGTTCCGTAAGGAACTCTTTAAATAACAGGAGCTGAGAAGCTCGTTTAATATGAGATCTTTGGAGACGTAAAAATAAGACAGCGCAGTGTGGCTGGCGTGGGACCTGTCATGACCCTTTGCAATTTCCTCCAGTCTTCCTCTTTGCTGTTGCTCTGCTTGCAGAAGGCAGCATTGCACAGCTGTTTCCACTTGTTTCACAGAAAGTAAGGGGAAGATCCTAACCTCACTGAACTTCCTTTGCAACAACACTAGTGCATTTAGAGTCCTTTGTCAAAGCAGAGCATTGGCCAAGATCTGTTAGCTGAACCTGGAAAATGCCTTCCTGGCTTTTTTCTGCTTTAGCACCGTTTTTAAAACTAAGATCATGTACTTTTTGATAAAGAGCAGGGCAGAATTTTCTTTGTTGCATCTACTTGTTTATATTTGTCACGACTGTAGAGTTGAAGCCACATAACAAAGTCCTTTAACACCTTAAGGAAGCAGAATTTTAAATCCTAGATACTGTGGGAATCTTCTAACAGCTTCCCAGCACCACCTCCCcggtgggggcactgggacatCCGAAGGTCCAGTGACTTGGCCGCAGGGATGTTGCGATGAGCTGGAGCAGAATGAAGGAGctaggaggtttttttctgattcgTAGTCCAGGGGCTTAGCTACAAAACCATCTTCAGCTGGAACACTGGCAGTTCCAGAGGTGAAGCAGTTTTCTTTCGCTGAACtagctggaaaaaataaatctgcgAGTCCACCGCTCAGCAAACAGTGTGCACAAAGGTTCCTGTTTACTGTGGGTGCCCAGTGTGAGGGGGGATAGTTGTTGAGGGGGGGCAGAGCCGAtccattgatttattttttattttttacataaaggTGGTATTGCTGTAGTGACTGCCTCTGTATCCAAAAGCAGAGGGTGGCTGCGGTGTCTGGGCTGGGCAGTGTCTGGCCAGAGCACACTTTGCTCCCTTGCCAGGCAGCGCAGCGTTCATCCCGGGGCGCCGGAGTTCCTCTGCGGTGCCCGCAGCaaggcagcactggggctgccAGGGGCAGAACCTGAGCCACAGAGCTTGCTGCTTTCTCCGGAGTGCAGAAGCTGGTTTTGTGCCGCAGTGATGTAAAGGGGAGAGGAAAATGTCACTTTTCACATCAGCTTGACACCTTTTTGTAATGATTCCGGGGAAGTCATGAAAGACAAAGGTCACAGTGGAAGAAAATCTTCGTGTAAAGATTTCCATCCCTGAACTGAGCTGTGTATGGGCTGGGACACTACCAAGAGAGTGTCTGTGTCTTGCTGGCTCTTCCCCAGCAGACTGGTTGGACTGGATTCGCTGTCTGGGGGGTGTGGAGCActggagcagctccccagcacaGCGTGGCTGGCCGTGGTGAGCGAGGCCTGGAGTGTGGGATGGGAAAGCACATCTGGGAGGTTCCAGCGGGAGAAGGATGGTGTAGGCAGGGTGGTCTGTGTGTGCACGGGGACTGCACAGCGTCACTGCCCCCGGGGACTCCTGAGCCTACTGGGCAGGCTGCTGTGGCTTCACCTGGCCTAACCAGGTCCTGGCTAACCAGGCGTAGCCTGGAAGCATCTgtttgtgtgtgagtgtgtctgtaTGTGCTCTGCAGATGAATGATAATCTTGTTGAGAGCTGGAGCGACCTGGATGAGCTGAAAGGAGCGAAGAACTTGGAAACTGTCTATCTGGAGCGAAACCCCTTGCAGAAGGATCCCCAGTACCGGCGCAAAATCATGCTGGCGCTCCCCACCGTCCGGCAGATTGATGCCACGTTTGTTCGATTCTGAacctcctgctgcccccacccTCCTGCCCTTCTTGGAGAAATGTCCCAACTGGGTTTTTTATCCACTTACCACTCTCCAGGTCTTCAGTACACCGACACTCACAGAGCAAACGGTCAATAAAAGCACTGAATACCAGATCTTGTGTACAATGCACTCATTGTTTTTGAaatgttgttgttattattattcttattattattattactattaaatcTTAACACAAGAGCCTTCCTTGTGCTTGTGTCTGTTATTTCTGGGGGAGGCTTTGCCAGAAAGTGTTTGCAATAGGCTGAAGCCGCTTGGAGCCACTTTCTGACTCTTGTTGACTCTGTGACACACCTTCAGGTTAGTAATGTCCCTGCAAAAATGACTTTCGGATCCAGGTGGTCTGGAAAAGTGGGAACAGATGGTGACGGTGTTGATGTGGGGAAGAACCTTATCGAGATGCCCATCCAGGTTATGGGATGTGAGTCAGTGCTGAATATCAGCTTGTGGGACTGGGGCCAGGGGCCTTTCTGCCGTGATTTTATACAGAGGGCTGAGGACAAGCAGCGTGCTGTGTGTGCCTGGGTGAGGCTTCCATGTTTAAATGTGCTGGGAGCTGGAAAAGGGGTTAAAAGGAGGGAGATACAGACTTAACGGATTTTGCTTGAGGAGCTGAGGGGTCTAGCCCACACCTGGAGGATTTTTTACTGGTGGTTGTGGCTTCAGCTGCCTCTTGATTTCCCAGGATTTGTCAGAGCAAAGTCCAGCAGAGCCTGAGGCGTGTTGCTCCTCCAGCCCGGGCTGAAGCCGAGGCTGCCGCGGGAATCGGGGCAGTGCTGGGTGTGGCCTGTGCCCCGCAGTTCCTTGAGGG contains the following coding sequences:
- the PPP1R7 gene encoding protein phosphatase 1 regulatory subunit 7 isoform X1, which translates into the protein MGGKSASKIKVETRVDKRIESEESGDEEGKKQAVRLVTDLSQQSLRDEQNGENSAAEAETPVDMETISLDPEAEDVDLNHFRIGKIEGFEVLKKVKTLCLRQNLIKRIENLEQLQTLRELDLYDNQIRKIENLESLVELEILDISFNVLRHIEGLDRLTQLKKLFLVNNKISKIENLSNLQMLQMLELGSNRIRAIENIDTLANLDSLFLGKNKITKLQNLDALTNLTVLSIQNNRLTKIEGLQSLVNLRELYLSHNGIEVIEGLENNNKLTMLDIASNRIKKIENISHLTELQEFWMNDNLVESWSDLDELKGAKNLETVYLERNPLQKDPQYRRKIMLALPTVRQIDATFVRF
- the PPP1R7 gene encoding protein phosphatase 1 regulatory subunit 7 isoform X3; translated protein: MAAESGEGPQEMMEVDKRIESEESGDEEGKKQAVRLVTDLSQQSLRDEQNGENSAEEEAETPVDMETISLDPEAEDVDLNHFRIGKIEGFEVLKKVKTLCLRQNLIKRIENLEQLQTLRELDLYDNQIRKIENLESLVELEILDISFNVLRHIEGLDRLTQLKKLFLVNNKISKIENLSNLQMLQMLELGSNRIRAIENIDTLANLDSLFLGKNKITKLQNLDALTNLTVLSIQNNRLTKIEGLQSLVNLRELYLSHNGIEVIEGLENNNKLTMLDIASNRIKKIENISHLTELQEFWMNDNLVESWSDLDELKGAKNLETVYLERNPLQKDPQYRRKIMLALPTVRQIDATFVRF
- the PPP1R7 gene encoding protein phosphatase 1 regulatory subunit 7 isoform X4; protein product: MAAESGEGPQEMMEVDKRIESEESGDEEGKKQAVRLVTDLSQQSLRDEQNGENSAAEAETPVDMETISLDPEAEDVDLNHFRIGKIEGFEVLKKVKTLCLRQNLIKRIENLEQLQTLRELDLYDNQIRKIENLESLVELEILDISFNVLRHIEGLDRLTQLKKLFLVNNKISKIENLSNLQMLQMLELGSNRIRAIENIDTLANLDSLFLGKNKITKLQNLDALTNLTVLSIQNNRLTKIEGLQSLVNLRELYLSHNGIEVIEGLENNNKLTMLDIASNRIKKIENISHLTELQEFWMNDNLVESWSDLDELKGAKNLETVYLERNPLQKDPQYRRKIMLALPTVRQIDATFVRF
- the PPP1R7 gene encoding protein phosphatase 1 regulatory subunit 7 isoform X2, which translates into the protein MAAESGEGPQEMMEVDKRIESEESGDEEGKKQAVRLVTDLSQQSLRDEQNAEAETPVDMETISLDPEAEDVDLNHFRIGKIEGFEVLKKVKTLCLRQNLIKRIENLEQLQTLRELDLYDNQIRKIENLESLVELEILDISFNVLRHIEGLDRLTQLKKLFLVNNKISKIENLSNLQMLQMLELGSNRIRAIENIDTLANLDSLFLGKNKITKLQNLDALTNLTVLSIQNNRLTKIEGLQSLVNLRELYLSHNGIEVIEGLENNNKLTMLDIASNRIKKIENISHLTELQEFWMNDNLVESWSDLDELKGAKNLETVYLERNPLQKDPQYRRKIMLALPTVRQIDATFVRF